GCCAGCCGAGGAGGAGCGATTATCTTCTGTCATGGTTTCCAGACATACGGTGAATGGGACAAGGCGCAGAAAAAAGGCGATCGCAAATACCAAAGCCCGGGCAAGCTGCAACCATTCCTGGGTCACAACTCCTCCCGGGCTTTTTTCCCGCCGTGTAGTCGGCCTCTAGATTCGCGAAGACGAAGCCAAAACCGACCTGCTTCTCTCGGACCAGCCACAGAGCGCGCTGACGCCCTGTCGGAACCCTAGAAGCGTTTAGTTTTTCGATTCCTGAGGCACTGTTTCGAGAAAAAGATTGGCTTTTCCAAAAATGTTCTCGGAAAGGGCAATCTGTTGGTCAACAGCTCCAAACTTTGGTCGGACCGGCGCTTGCTCGTGTGCGCTTGTATCAGTAGTAGCAAGATAGCCGAAAAATGAACTGTATTGGGCAATACCAAAACCTGGGGGGCGATCGCCCCTGACCCGGCCCGCAGGCCCCAGGCGCTAGCTGCCCGGAATGGCCCTCTGAGCCTTGAGGTGGTCAAACACCGACTTGTCGCCAATGTCGGCGGGAATCTCCTGCACCGTCTTGCGCAGGGCAAACACCAGAAACAGCAGCGCCCAAACCGCCAGCAGGCCCTGCTCCAGGGCCACCGGCAAAATGCCCACCAGATGGCCCAAGAGCAGCAGCGGCACCAGGGGCGTGAGTAGCTTGGTTTCTAGGCGATCGAAGCAAAAGGCTTCTTTGAAGAAAATGCCGGTCAGAGCAACGAAAACAAAACCCACCCCCAGCAGCGTCAAGGGCTGCTCGTAGAGGTAGAGCAGCAGCGGCTCGGAGGTGCGCAGGGCGATCGCCCCGGAGACCAAACAGCCCACCAGCCAGGCCCCCTGCAAGGCCCGGTGAAGAACCACCATATAGATATGAATGGTGAACAGACTCACGCCGAGCGCCCCACAAAACACCCCATACAAAATCGTCAGGCTCTGGAGCACCCAGGGCTCAGGCCCTCGGGCCAAGATCAGGCCGCTGCCCACGGCAAAACAGAGAGCCGCCACCAGCAGCGCCCCTCGGTAAATCTGCACGCCCCGGCGATCGCCCTTGGTAATCGTAAAATCGCCAAACTGGCCCTGGTAGACCTTCAGCGGGGGTTGTGACGCCATTGTTGGGTCCATGATTCGTCTCCCATCATTGCAAAACAATTTGGATGCGATCGCCCCAGTTGAGGCGCAGCTGAAAGTGGGCGTCGCCGCCATTGACGGCAACTTCGACCCAGCCGTGGCTCCCCGGCAGCGCCAGAGGCTGCTGGAGCTCGATATCGCTGTAGGTCGTGCACCCCGGAATTCGCAGCCGCCCTAGAGCGATCGCCCACGTGCGATCTTTGACCTGGTCATTGGGGATGTTGGTTATCAGGTTGCCGAAGCGATCGATGTGCTGGATGCAGCCCTCGAGGCCAGTGTCGGTGACGTGATAGGGGGCCAGAGCCAGCGCGCTCAGAGTCGCCGGGTCAACGGGGCAGCCCAGGGCGCTCAGGGGCACCCCGGAGGCCAAATGCGCGCCCACCGGCGCAAAAATGTCTCGCCCGTGAAAGGTGGCGCTGGCCACGGGCGATCGCCAGTAGTCTGGGTTGGTCAGCGCCACCGCCGCGATCGCCGGTCGCTGGCTCAGCACCCCGCTCAGCAGGCCGTTGTCCGGCCCCACGAGCCATCCCCCGTCGAAGGCAACCGCCACGCCGCGCCGCTGGCTGCCGACGCCTGGGTCGACCACTGCGACGTGCACCGTCCCCGCCGGGAAGTAGCTGTAGGCGTTCATTAGATTGAAGCGAGCGGCCGCGACGTCCTGGGGCGCGATGTCGTGGGTCAGGTCGATCACCTGAATGTCGCGGTTGATGGCGGCGATCGCCCCCTTCATCACCCCCACATAGACATCCGTCAGGCCAAAATCCGTTAGCAGCGTCAGAATGCGGTTCGCAGTCATAGCCATTGCCGCAGCGAGTTCTCTCTTCCCCTTATTTCTATCGTGATTTCTGGCGCGCCCGATGCCCTCTGAAGGCAGACAGAGGTTTTTGCCAGTCTGGTTTAAGGCATCTCTAGGGGGTGCTGCTGGGTGTAGGCATAGGCCGCGATCGCCGCCGCCACGCTCACATTCAGCGACTCCACCATCCCCCACTGGGGAATCACCAGCGCGCGATCGCAGGCCGCCGCCACCGACTCCGGCACACCCGTGAGCTCCTGGCCCAGCACCAGCAGCGATCGCCGCGGAAAGGCAAACTGCGGCAGCGGCACCGCCTCAGGGCACAGATGCAGGGCGATCGCGCAGTAGCCCCGCCGCTGCTGCTCGGCCAGCCAGGGCACCAGGCGATCGCGGGGACAGGTCGCCAAGGGCTGCCACCGATGGGTCGACACCGCCAAATGGCGAAACGCCCAGTCCTCCGCCACCGCCAAATCCGGGAGCACCAACGACTCCAGGCGAAACGCCTCTGCCATCCGGCACAGGCTGCCCAGATTCGCCGGATTGTGGACCAGCGACCCGCACACCACCAGAGAATGGCGGGGCAAATCGCGATAATTTTGTCGACTCGGCGATTCCATTCCGGCCCCTTTCGCTCCCATTTTCGTTCCCTTCAGCTGCTGCAAGCGCAGGTCTCTGGGCGCGCCACCGATCGCGCGGGCGATCGCCCCGCGTCTTTCCGCGAGGCCTTTGCTTCACCCCCAAAGCCACCCAGCCCCCAGGTAAATTTTTACCCCAGAGGTCCCTCAATCTTTTCAAGCAAAATGCTACTTTTTAGGTAGTGAGTCCTTTACTACAAATAGGTCGAATAGAATGTTCAAGATGAACAAAAATCGTCATGCTGCTGTGATGCAAGCTGCCGAAGCTCACCGCGCCGCCATCCAAAAACGCCTAGAGCACCGCCTCGAAGTTGCTCGGGCCCGGGGCGATGAGTCTCTGATTCGCCAATTAGAAGCAGAAGCAAGCTATCTTCATTAGTCCTTTCGGACATTGAGCCTTGATCGCTTCTACTACCGAGTCAAGCGCTCTGTTCCAGATCTCCTAGCTCCCTGCCTGCAAGCTGAGCCTCTCAGCGCCTTGCAGGCTTATTTCATTTTTGGCAGTTTTGCGGGGCCAAGATAGCGCTCCAAATAGGGAGAGAAAACCTCGTAAATCAGCGTTAGGGGCTGGCCATGGTGCCAAAACAGGTAGTGGCGGCCCCAAAATGGCCCTGATTGTCCAAAAGCTTGCTCTAGGGCGGGCGAGTGGCCGTAGTGAATACCCTGGACGTCGCGATACAGCTCGGTCCGCAGCCGCGCCAGACTGGCCCAGATCGGTAGCGATCGGTTTTGCAAGTACTCGTCTACGTGACTGGCTTCCCACCAGGAGGCAGCATAGGCCAAGCGCTGGCCGGAGGCCGTCCGCAGCCAGACCTGTCGCCGCAGGCGAGGCCCTGGCACCATCTTGATCAGTTCGGGCGCATGGTCTGTGTCGATGCCCACTGGGGACATGTCGATCACGTCTACTTCCGTCGGTTCTCCGGTGAGGAGCTGGAGGTGCCGGGTCGGTGAGCCATCCCCCAAGAGCAGCAGCTGCCAAGTAGGGGCGAGTTGCTCATGGGGCAATCCCTGTCGCACTACGTCTTCGTCACCGGACCACACTGGCGTGAGGGCATGCCAGACGGCTGGGATCGTCGCACTTTGCTTTGAGGGGAAAGCGGCAGCCAAGATATGTTACACAACTTAACTTCTCTACTCACATCATAGCGTTCTCGGGAGTGAGTGCTTCGGGAAAGCCGCTGACCCAAGCTTTAGGTGGGCGATCGCAGGGGATGGCCGCAGGCCCCGCAAAAGCGATCGCCCTTCTCGGCGGGCTCGCCACACTGGGTACAAAAGCGCTGCGCCACAGGCGATCGCTCCGGGTTCGGCTGATTGACGGCGGGCCGATCGGGTTCTGGCGGCGGGGGGCTGAGGTGCATTTCCAGGTTGCCCATGGACATCGACATCGGCGCGAAAGGCTGCATGGGCTGCATGGGCTGCATGGGCTGCATTCCCAAGGCATTAGGTCCTGAAATCACCTGTAGAGGCAGCTCTTTGGCATCGGCGATCGGAGAGGGGGCGATCGCCGCCATAGCCGACCCGACGATCTGCACCTGGAAGATGCCCTGGGCCGTCTCGAAGCGGGCGATCGCCCCGTGAACCGTCTGAAAAACCTGGGGCAGCCCGGTCCACGCCCCGGTCATGAAGCTACTGCGCTGGCTCTGCTGCTGCCCCGTCTGCTGCTGAGAGAGGGTCAAGAGGGTTTGGTAGCCGTGATTTTCTAGCGTCAGTTGCTGACCCGACGGCAACCCAACAATATACACCATCTCGCACCCTCCTCAAGTCAGGCGATTTTCTTCACCTTAGCGCGATCGCCCTTTCGGCCTCTAGCTGCTGCCTCCCTGGGGCGGCAGGTGCTGGGCGATCTTCGCTGCCAAGTTGGTCAGCGGCAAGCTTTGCAGCCAAATCTTGCCCGGTCCGGTCATCTTGGCCAAAAACAGCCCTTCGCCGCTCAAGAAGATATTTCGCAGGCCTTTGACCATCGTGATGTCGTAGCTCACCGTCGGCTCGAAAACCGCCAAGTGTCCCGGATCGACCTGCATCGACTCCCCGGGCCGCAGGTCATATTCGCGCACCTCGCCCGGAATCTCCAAAAAGACAGTCCCCGGCCCGGTCACCTTTTGCAGGATGAAGCCCTCACCGCCAAAGAAACCCGCCCCCAGCTTGCGCCGGAAGTGCATCTCTAGCTTGACGCTGGACTCTGCGCACATAAAGGCATCTTTTTGGCAAATCAGGCTCTGTCCCGCTGCCAAGTCGATCGCCATAATCTTGCCCGGGGCCTCCGGCGCAAACACCACCATCCCAGCGCTGCTGCGGCAGACATAGGTGGTCATAAACAGCGACTCACCGGCCAAGGCGCGCCCCAAACCGGCCATCAGGCCGCCTTTGGTGTTGGTTTTCATTTCTAGGTCACCGCGCATCCACGCCATCCCACCGGACTCGGTGTAGACGGATTCTCCCGCCTGTAGATAGATGTCCACGGTTTGCATGACGGTGCCGTGAATTTCGTAGCGCATAGTTCTCAAATTTTCTGAACTAACTACTGTTCTAGATCCACGTTTGAGAGCGCGAGTTCCACAAACAGCTTTATTTAAGCTTCAAGCGTAAATTTCAAAAAGGTATCTCATGAGCTTATATTTTTATTTTTAGGTATTTAGAAAATTATTGAGATCAGCTTTTAGATTTTGCATTTGAACTACTGTTTTAATCAGAAAATTCAATTTCAATTGCAAGATTGTCCTTAAAAAATCAAGTTTAATTTTTCCTTCAAAACACTTCAATCTTCAAAATAGTAAAAATGCAGGAATTTTAGCCTGTTTCTCAAAATCAATTTGCTGATTTTATTTTGAGATGAACTTAATCATCAGATTCAGCTCAAGCATCTCTAAAATTGGCTTTATTTAAATTCTTGAGTTGTTTTTGCCAGCAGAAATCAATGAGGATCCCGAAAAGGATCGTCAATGCAATTTTTTAGGTTTTTGATCCAAAAAGTTTTGAGATTGAAGACAGCTAACACTTCGTTGATGGGGCTCTAGAAGAATCGTGTTCTCGGCGAGAAGCCTGGACGCAAGGGAGCGGTGAGGATTGCTGAAGAGAAAA
This genomic stretch from Geitlerinema sp. PCC 7407 harbors:
- a CDS encoding zinc ribbon domain-containing protein, which produces MVYIVGLPSGQQLTLENHGYQTLLTLSQQQTGQQQSQRSSFMTGAWTGLPQVFQTVHGAIARFETAQGIFQVQIVGSAMAAIAPSPIADAKELPLQVISGPNALGMQPMQPMQPMQPFAPMSMSMGNLEMHLSPPPPEPDRPAVNQPNPERSPVAQRFCTQCGEPAEKGDRFCGACGHPLRSPT
- a CDS encoding S-adenosyl-l-methionine hydroxide adenosyltransferase family protein, encoding MTANRILTLLTDFGLTDVYVGVMKGAIAAINRDIQVIDLTHDIAPQDVAAARFNLMNAYSYFPAGTVHVAVVDPGVGSQRRGVAVAFDGGWLVGPDNGLLSGVLSQRPAIAAVALTNPDYWRSPVASATFHGRDIFAPVGAHLASGVPLSALGCPVDPATLSALALAPYHVTDTGLEGCIQHIDRFGNLITNIPNDQVKDRTWAIALGRLRIPGCTTYSDIELQQPLALPGSHGWVEVAVNGGDAHFQLRLNWGDRIQIVLQ
- a CDS encoding DUF2301 domain-containing membrane protein produces the protein MASQPPLKVYQGQFGDFTITKGDRRGVQIYRGALLVAALCFAVGSGLILARGPEPWVLQSLTILYGVFCGALGVSLFTIHIYMVVLHRALQGAWLVGCLVSGAIALRTSEPLLLYLYEQPLTLLGVGFVFVALTGIFFKEAFCFDRLETKLLTPLVPLLLLGHLVGILPVALEQGLLAVWALLFLVFALRKTVQEIPADIGDKSVFDHLKAQRAIPGS
- a CDS encoding RNA methyltransferase: MESPSRQNYRDLPRHSLVVCGSLVHNPANLGSLCRMAEAFRLESLVLPDLAVAEDWAFRHLAVSTHRWQPLATCPRDRLVPWLAEQQRRGYCAIALHLCPEAVPLPQFAFPRRSLLVLGQELTGVPESVAAACDRALVIPQWGMVESLNVSVAAAIAAYAYTQQHPLEMP
- a CDS encoding TIGR00266 family protein, which produces MRYEIHGTVMQTVDIYLQAGESVYTESGGMAWMRGDLEMKTNTKGGLMAGLGRALAGESLFMTTYVCRSSAGMVVFAPEAPGKIMAIDLAAGQSLICQKDAFMCAESSVKLEMHFRRKLGAGFFGGEGFILQKVTGPGTVFLEIPGEVREYDLRPGESMQVDPGHLAVFEPTVSYDITMVKGLRNIFLSGEGLFLAKMTGPGKIWLQSLPLTNLAAKIAQHLPPQGGSS
- a CDS encoding chorismate lyase; translation: MAAAFPSKQSATIPAVWHALTPVWSGDEDVVRQGLPHEQLAPTWQLLLLGDGSPTRHLQLLTGEPTEVDVIDMSPVGIDTDHAPELIKMVPGPRLRRQVWLRTASGQRLAYAASWWEASHVDEYLQNRSLPIWASLARLRTELYRDVQGIHYGHSPALEQAFGQSGPFWGRHYLFWHHGQPLTLIYEVFSPYLERYLGPAKLPKMK